The Parambassis ranga chromosome 13, fParRan2.1, whole genome shotgun sequence genome contains the following window.
CCACATCCTGTAACCTCCTGCCATGCTCACTCATTCAGGAAGATACATACACATGCTCAAATATTACTGTTGCTACTTCCTGTGGAAAGTTAAGTATGTATTTTGCATGATTCAGTAAAACAAAAGGCACATCACTCTAGTTTTAAAATGAATTTCTGAGAAAAACCAACTCATACACAGATAGTGATGATTTACATTAACAGCATTAGGCAGGCTTTCTGCGGACACACTGCCACCTAAAGGCTGCGCTTAGTTTAATACAAAGCAAGTTTTTGCACAAACATTTGGATTATGTAGttcatttttaatatatattgcATGGTCAAATGTTACCATTAGTGCCACTGTCAGTAGCTTAcaccttttttaaaatgtttttttaatataaaaaacaaaaacaatttttttagtaattatcaaaatgttcaaaaaaaaaaagaaagaaagaagtaaATGGCTTATTAAAagtaatatttttatgtttcattATTCTATCCAGACTGATTTAAAGTGGAATAACCTACATTTAAAGACCTGGTGGTCCTATATAAGACTTAGGCTCCAACACAGTCAGTTGGAAATAACACTAAGCCAGGCATCACTATTTCCATTACCACAAGGTACTATCCGGGGAAGCATATAAAAAGAACTACAGCTTTACTGCCAACatgcaaacaataaaaaagcaaacattttttttgtaaacaaaccaaattacaacaaaatgcaactgtaaaaatcagctgcatCTACAGTGTAACAttaggaatccacacagtttcCAGCTGCACAGCCAGGGTTCATATGAACACAGGTACTCAATCAACAGTGCATTCTTATCTCCAACAATTGTGTAACTGACTGCACCCTTTCCTATCAGTCTGCTGACGGTGGCAACTGTCTACAGCAAAGAAAATAACAGTGCAAACGTTAGTCGATACAAATACCAAGCAAtgccttaaagggacagttcacctcaaattatacatttttatgtggTGTGAGTTTTCTCAATTTTCACCAATATGATGGAACCAGATTGTTCTAGGTTTGGATTGCTTAAAAATATAGCTGAATAAATTTaaaggaagacacacagaagTTTCAAGCAGGAAGTATTGTCTGTGCAGTAAGCAGCATGCATCCGCGCCGGCTCAAATGAAGAGGCCGCCAGTAATGTTTACATCTGGTCATGCTGTCACAAACCCAAGTCATGGGTGAATGAATGCTGTCTTCTGTGCAGTGATGCACTTGCATGATGGAAAACAGTTCATTAATGAAATTGTTCATAACAAAGCAGGTGGATTTTGGTCCAGTTGCATTTTTTGGCGATTGGATAAACAACAgtacaggaaacacaaaaatgaTTTTTTGATATTAGGGTTGAACCCTTCAATTATGATTAACTGTAATATAAAGCAAAGAGGCAAAATATTGACTTATGTGAGATAAGAGAATACTGAAAACCAGATACAAACTGGCTGTCAAATATAAGCTGCAGTTTTCAAAAACTGAGGACagcttgcatgtttttttctcctttactATTTCTCAACCTAGAAATTTGAGAATCAAGGCTTCAGAGGAAAAGCAGCACAGCGTGAAGGGTTGATTCATGGCTGATCACTTCCTATCTACACTGATCAGACATATTGTCCTACAGGCTGATATATGCATTGAGGATTTAGCTGAGAAGAGGGCAGTGCGATAACAGCTTAACTTAAACCTCAATATCAAACTCTTCTATTGCAGTAGATTATGTTAAGCATTGTCAGGCAGTCTGTCTGAGCTGTGAGGAAAATCCCTGCAGGCGTTCGTATCAAACACAGAACCAGCAGAGCGTACCGTCAGACGCCCGCTGTGGCacatctctctgctcagcctcTGCAAATATCTGCTTGTGACAAGACTAGTGGTGTAACCCAATATTTACACCCCAAGCAACCACTGTGTTTGGGCTATGTTTAGAGCAGTAACACAGAAGCATCACTTAGTGGGTGAAACATTAAACCGTTTGCAACTCCACTATTTACATCCCCAGTGACAAGTCTTTGAAGTGCTGATCAGCCGGGTGTTTACTTTGGTCTCGGGGTCGTCTCCTCTGTGAGCTTAAACCTCCTGTGTTGAGTTCATCAGTATGGGGGCCACTCTAGTCAGTTTTTGAAGGCCCCGTAGCGACTTGCTTTGCTAATGAAGTTCTTGAGCAGGTCATGATCCATGTCAGCAAAGGCCTGGGTCTGCGTGACAGCTGTTAGGTGGTTGACACAAAACTTGAAGCAGAACTCCTCCAGGTCCTAAAAACGAAGAGGGCTTATCTGGTCAGTGCTGAGGGGCATAACTGACAAGCTACCGTGTAGGACTCCACCACCATGTGTGTCAGGGGATGTTTATCTTACCCGCGCCTCATActtgacagcagcagagagcagagtgatAGCGTTCTCTTCAGAAATGCCTCTTTTGATGGTTTCCTGGCACAACCTCTTTAGCCTGGTTTCACGGTAGAAAGTAGCCAAGTCCAGCagccctaaacacacacacccacaaacaaTGTAACATGTTACACATAATGTTGTGTAGGACTTCGGCACTGACTGGTTTCAGTTGTGTAGACTTACCAATAGCATCCTCTGGTGGCAGGTTTATAGTGTCTGTATAGAGATACTCCAAGAAGGCTCTGTACACCAGGTATGAGAACTGGTGGATTTCTATGGAATCCTCATCCGTTTCATTCAGCAATGCACGGAAATGCTCACACCTGCAAGAGAACACAACCCCCATGTTTGTTCCTTACAGGCATCTGCATTAGACTATTTGCCCCTCTCTCTTTGCTAATCTCTATTGGCTCAAAGCATGGCCTCTCCTACAGAAATGGTTGACCAAGCAGCTGAGTCTTCACTCTCTATTGCGACTTCATTTGCATGTGATCTTACCAAAGAATGCATTTTGCACCGTTGCATATTCGTGACAGTGCTAAAATTGATGTTGCAGACAGTCTGGCTCCTTCCTACTGACAGTGCAAAAGAGCAAGGGGCTGGAATGCAGATACTTTGTGTTCAAGAGTggttataaaaagaaaaagggaaacaATAGGCCTGTCTTTGCTCCCCCATGACTTTTAACAGGAAAGACAAGGAAGCGCTGTCGAGCGGATGAGGTTTAAATATAGGAAACCGCTCACAGTCAGTAAATGTTAAATTCATCGCAAAAAAAGATGGCACAGTATGTTACACATTTACAAATGGTTTTATGTTGTTTAGAATCAGGAGGAAGACTTTTAAACTGTGTTTTAGATCCTCAACATTATGTGCATGCAAAAGTCATCAAACAATGaccaaaataaaccaaaaagCAGCTTCTAAATGTTGCACttcagcagacacagagcagccatCTTTTGGTATGCTTTAGCAAACTGATTATAACTAGAAGTGACAACAGATCACATTTTATACTGGATTTTATGTGTACCTGATTTTTAGCAGAGCTTTGTGAACGTGGATGCACTTCCCATCAACCAAGAACTTCAGGTCTGAAATCTCTGGACTGTCAAACTCTTTCTTTAAAGACTGTGCAACTGTCAGGTAGTCATCCCCATCtggcagaaagaaaaaagtgtttgttaGAATCAagtgaataaagtatttttcttCCAAATCAAACCTGTAGGATGATGCTACATTATGTCTTATGTCTATTTAACAGCCCTGTAAGAGCTGAGGTATTACAGACACCATTAAAAGCTCCAGACATGAGCATCTACATTCTGAAAATTAATTCTAAGGGAGTCACAAGTTATATTAGTGTAGTGTTTTTCTAACAGATACAGAAAAAGATATGGAAGAGTACTGGTTATTATAGTGGCTTGTAAAtttaacagctttttttttatgatgGCTGACACCAACTTAAACATTTGTTTAACTTGGAGAGGAAACAGAGTTTCCTGTTTATGTCTTCAACCATTTCCAGGAATTTGTACCTATGACACACAAATATGTGCCCACAGCATAATTATCTTTAACTGCAAAGAGTAAATGTGACATTATTGAATAATCACTAATAAATGAATCACAGGATCAGTCTTCTTCAGTTTTAGTGAACCCTCTTACCTACTGAGAGGAGATGCCATGTGACTGCTGGCGTTGCGAAACAGGCaaacacatcatctgtgctgctgaagTGGGTGAGGTAGGGGCTCGCCACAGCCTGACCTCGACACTGACCCCACATCAGAACTTGACCGCTCTGTGTCTTGGCAGCTGATGTGTGGCTAGTGTGACAAGCAGCCACCTCCACCATCctagacagaaaaataaattacaaaccTTTACACTATTAGTAAAACAGCATTCTGTAAATTTTAATGTGGGGGCTGCAGCCTAAATTAATGcacagtataaagtatgcatAAATATGACTTGGTAACGAAATAATAATTCTCTACCAATTATGTCTCAGTAAACCATATGTGGAGTTAACAGCTACAGAGAAGCATGTAATTTAGAACAGGTTAAAAATTCAAGCACTAACCTCTCCTTGTCGGTGGTTATCAGGGTAGGGAGAGCCTGGTTACTCTTATTGCCTGTTCCCAACTGCCCGTATGAGTTGGCTCCCCAAGCGTAAACAAACCCCTCATCTGTAAGTGCCAATGTATGTGCATACCCACAGGCAACCTGCAGTGGGAAACAAGAGAATAATTAAGGTGAATAAGCAATCAAAAACAAGAGTTTTTAATGAGATGTATTGCTCTCACCTGAACAATGTTGACACCCTGGAGGGCAGCGATCCTGCATGGGGTCTGTTGATTTCCATTGTTGCCCAAACCTAGCTGACCATTGCAATTGTAGCCCCAACCATAGATCTACAAACAAAGGACAATCAGCTATTTCAATTTGCCATACATGGTACAATGTGGCACAAACCAAATGTAGCTGTATTCATGTTACACATCTGCAGTCTGTTGCCAACCCCCTTACCTCTCCATTGTCCAGCACAGCCATAGAGCAGAGCTGACCACAGGCTATGTTAACCACCACTTTGCTCTGCAGGCAGCTGCTGACCCGACGTGGTGTTGGCTGGTTGGCAGTAGACCCTGAACCAACTTGGCCTGAGTTGTTGTAACCCCATGCATACACCTTAACACAGTGATAGACAGAGTTTCAAGACCAAAGAAATTAACAGATTCGGCAGACAATGATGGAGTGTGAAGTACCTCTCCATCAGTTGTGAGAGCGATAGTGTGATGGGAACCACAGGCCACTTCTGTCACTCTCTTGCTGAGGAGGTTGGTGGAAACCAGGGCGGGCGTGAGTCCATGGTTGGTGGTGCCGTTTCCCAGTTGGCTGTAGCCATTGTGGCCCCAAGCAAACACCTCTCCATCTGCATGGGCACAGCATCAGGTAAACCTTTGATGTTGTCACAGTGGTTAATGTTTTATGTACAGATAAGAAGCAGCCAAGGACTGTTCTTAGTAGACATCACATACGGTACATGGATTTGAATGACATCTGTGTGACTTAAAAATATTGCACAAAGATAAGTGTGGAACAGAAACGTGAGAGAAAGACTAAACTGTACTGCACATGCAGACaaagagcaaaaaaacacagataacaCTAGCACAGTGGCAACTAAGGGCTCAAATTCCCAGACCTCCCAGtagatgtttttgtgtacaTGCTTGGATATACTGTAACATGTTGTCTTGGTTGTATGTGATCTCCTTCCTCTGCATCCTCAGGAAATTTCACCTTGGGGACAAACAAGACGTTTTTTTGGACCATTTACCTGCAGTAGCGATAACCACATGCGGCCCTGTTCCATAGCTTAGGGACACAATCTTCTTTCCACACAAGACATCAATCCTGCGTGGCTCAATAGTGCTTTGAAGGTCTCCAAGCCCCAAACAGCCGCTGCAGTTTGTGCCTAAAGCAAAAACCTGtaaaaaccaaacaaccacAGCTGGAGCAATTCTGGATAAATAACAAGATAGGCATCCTATATTATACAGTTGAGTGATATATCCTTGGTATTTGAACCTAATACAATTACTTAAGGTTATTAATTCATGGCTAGATCATTTGCACACTAATACAGACGACATTAATGGTTATATACATACATAGCATCTATGTCATGTGACCTAGTGATCTTAAGATTAATGGTATTTCTATGTGAGAAGAATATACATAACCCTCTAACATGCACAAAGCATCCTTTTAGAACCTTAAATCTAACATTAAGTAAAATGAACTATGGAAatagctgcacacacaggtcAGCCTGAATGTAATGTGCTCCATAATTCCTCAAAGATATTTGTAATTAGTACAGATCCCAACACTAAACATCAATTGCTTGCACTGTGGAGGCACACAAATAAGCACAGGTCTAAAGATGAGACGAGCACAGCAACTTTCCACAGGATAAAAATGCAGCTTGCTCAGGTATTAGGCCTGTATGGCTAAAGATAGCCTCATTCTATCTTCTTATCCCCCTGCTTGGATCTGCACTGTGAATCAACAAGAGAGCAAGAGGCCTGGAGCATTTTTCCTTCCACTTCTCCACACGAAAAAGTAATCATATCAATATAATGGAAGTAGATTAGGTTTATCAAGTGTTGCAAAACAAGGGGATTAGAGCACTCTCACTTAAAACCCAAATGTTACCTCATCATTAACCGTAACATAGAGGGCTTCATTTGCAGCACTGCCAAAGACACAAGCCTGCCGGATAAGCCGTAGTTCCTCAGGAGGAAGGAGTGCAAACACAGGCCACTTCCCCACGTCCAGCATACTATTCAGCTGTGAGAGAAAGGGATGAAACACAATGAATGTGTATTAACCCTGGTTGACTTTATAGTTcagttatttaaaaagaaatgccAAACTAAGCTATCCCAATGGCTGAAAGAACGTGCCAACAAAATATTGTCCTCatctacaaaaaaaatgcataaagtaAAAACTGAGAGGTTAAATTATTTACAGTGCTACCATGTTTCAAAGTTTCTTGCAGCACAGACTGCCCCTGGGCATGGAGCCCAGTCTTGCAGACAGATTAATACAAGTATGCACTGTGACTGAGTTGAAAACAAGTATTGTGTATGTCACTGGTGACACATATAAAACACGtataaaaaattatatatatctGTCAGATCAGAGGAATagacttttattattattattattaattatttactaTTATACTAAATAATAGGCATGTAAAAATCTATAACCCATTGAATACGAATATGACATGcaagtcacagctcctcaaagtTCCTTAAAACGACCAATTTTATTACTAAATCTGACAGAAGTACAGTAACTGTCTCTCATAAAGCACTAACATGAAGTTGAACTCAGACACCATGGACGCCAGCCCTCCCCAACCTAACAGCCCTCCTTCATAGCAGCAAAATGCTAAAGCAGATACAAACGTACATAAACTAAACACTGTTCCCTTGTGCAACTTGCACGGCTTCCATTTTAGCAACATAGAAGTCCATTATGTGTAATAAAGTGTTAACAACACTATTACACAACAAAAACTACTAAGCTAATTAgcgtgttgttgttgctgccgATTCCAACTGTTGACGTTACCTTGCTGTTATCCTAGCTAATGTTTTCGTCCGCGATGTCGCTTGAAAATCATCAGCACCACAGGAAAAATGTCAGCCAACATATCTGACAAATAACCCCCCAACTGGAATGATGTCGGCGGTCTGTACGGGGTCTCGCTTCCCATCAGCAGTAGCAGTTGTTGTactgtagctagctagcttgcaCAGCTACACCACCGCTTGAGAGAAAAAGCCTAACTTCCTGTAATCGCATGGTGCGTTCATTGATATCGGAGCTTTgaccattgtttttgtttgtaacaGTTTTGTGATAAATAAAGGCATTTTGTTATTGAAATAATCCATACATTCCGTAAAAAATAGTCTACAATTTATTATTGATTGGAATAATAATCGTTGACAGTATAAAACTAATACATATAGATCATAACACAAGTCTACATAACAAATAGACTCATTACAATTAGTTGAACAATAACAATTTTTAAAGTCttgagaaagaaaaagattttAGGGTTTACACTTTAGACTGCCATGTACACAATGTCAAAGATCTTCAAGCACAAACCGCTTTGTAGGGGAATATTTTTGGCCAGGTCTGTCTCAAGGGGTCATCTCTGAGCAGCTTTGAGAAGGAATCATTTTCACTCCAAGTTTAATAGAATACTCAGACTACTCCACTGAAAGGCCCAGCAGGTGGAGCCATGCATAACCTAGTCTTGGTGCATGACAGTGCACAAGATTTTTCAGATTTAGGTAAAACATACACTTATTCATCATCATGTAAATATCATGTGTGACGATAATGTATCATAATATTCAACTGATAAAACTGTTATCTGCAATTTTATATAAATGAATAGGTGATTTGTGTGCTCATTATATGGGGTAAAATAATAGCATATaactaaaatgttttcttttcatttttgtaattttaatgttgaaCCCTGAGGTGGTTTTATTCTCATATAATTGTGCACATAGATTTTGAAGGAGTTTGTAGGGCCTAAATCATAAAATGTAAACAggttctgctttatttttatatacacaCTGCTCCTATATTGTGGTAGTGCACGCTATAAATTCAGCATCAAATTCCCTGTAATAACTACGCTGTAATTCACTAGCATGTGCATCATATTTTCCGTGCAGGACACgctgtaaaaatgaatgaacacCATCAACGGGCCCCTTAAACACCCAGAGTGATGCTGTTAAGGTAGACCGGGGATTTGCAGTGGAAATGGTTAATCATTGTCTGATGACATCTGTTTGCCTACGGGTGCAACTCTGAACCTGGCGAAGTCACATCAACACCAAACAAACGTGCTTCTCTAGTTTCATCACATAGCACACATTTCGCTCTGACTGACTTCGTGGACGAACCGGTCACAGACACGTCAACCATACGGTTTTCCTTAAAGTCGTGAAAATGTAGTTAGACAAATGCAGTTCAGAACAACAGCACCGGTTACTGAACACGTCAGCGatgcaaagtaaaataaaacaatatgacAATTTTATAAATATTTCTCTTTGCTTTCCTGGAATTTGGGATTCACAGTGAGTGGCTCTACTAGCACGCATGCGCATTAAGCCTTGTGAGCGATGGCGAAATTCCTGTCTTTTCTGCGAGGAACAGGGTTGGATGGAAAGTTATCTCGATAAAACTGGCAGTTAGGCTAACATTATCGACACGTAGCATCGTCGCTGAAGCTCGCTAGTTACCTTGATCTATTTGAGGTGTAGTTAATAGAAGCCATCGCCGTACATATTACGGGAAAAGCACATCATCATTGCTAACTATTAGCTAGATTAGCATTAGGTAGCTAACGCTAGTATGTCACATTTTGCCTTGTCCTGTGTTTATCAAGGTAGCTAGCAAGTTATCAGTCTCAGGTGTTGCAGAAAGTAGCTGGTCATCGGTGCTTGCTGACGTTAAACATTTCGGGAAGAGCTGCATAGGAGTCATCACTGTGCATCGGCGTGTCAGTcaagactgctgctgctgtgccaaCTGACTGAGTGAGTAACGTTAGCGCGCTGCTTGTAATATCTCAATGTTTCGACAGCCTGATCTGTATAAACTGTCTC
Protein-coding sequences here:
- the rcbtb2 gene encoding RCC1 and BTB domain-containing protein 2, producing the protein MLDVGKWPVFALLPPEELRLIRQACVFGSAANEALYVTVNDEVFALGTNCSGCLGLGDLQSTIEPRRIDVLCGKKIVSLSYGTGPHVVIATADGEVFAWGHNGYSQLGNGTTNHGLTPALVSTNLLSKRVTEVACGSHHTIALTTDGEVYAWGYNNSGQVGSGSTANQPTPRRVSSCLQSKVVVNIACGQLCSMAVLDNGEIYGWGYNCNGQLGLGNNGNQQTPCRIAALQGVNIVQVACGYAHTLALTDEGFVYAWGANSYGQLGTGNKSNQALPTLITTDKERMVEVAACHTSHTSAAKTQSGQVLMWGQCRGQAVASPYLTHFSSTDDVFACFATPAVTWHLLSVDGDDYLTVAQSLKKEFDSPEISDLKFLVDGKCIHVHKALLKIRCEHFRALLNETDEDSIEIHQFSYLVYRAFLEYLYTDTINLPPEDAIGLLDLATFYRETRLKRLCQETIKRGISEENAITLLSAAVKYEARDLEEFCFKFCVNHLTAVTQTQAFADMDHDLLKNFISKASRYGAFKN